A window of Hemibagrus wyckioides isolate EC202008001 linkage group LG03, SWU_Hwy_1.0, whole genome shotgun sequence contains these coding sequences:
- the timm10 gene encoding mitochondrial import inner membrane translocase subunit Tim10 yields the protein MDPMKAQQLAAELEVEMMADMYNRMTNACHRKCVPPHYKEAELSKGEAVCLDRCVAKYLDLHERLGRKLTELSVQDEETMRKAAAGTG from the exons ATGGACCCAATGAAAGCACAGCAACTGGCGGCCGAACTCGAGGTGGAAATGATGGCAGACATGTACAACCG AATGACCAACGCATGTCACAGGAAGTGTGTTCCTCCTCACTACAAGGAAGCTGAATTATCAAAAGGTGAAGCAGTGTGTCTGGATCGCTGCGTGGCAAAGTACCTCGACTTGCACGAGCGGCTGGGTCGAAAACTCACCGAGCTCTCCGTACAGGATGAGGAGACGATGAGGAAGGCAGCCGCCGGCACTGGATAG
- the LOC131349294 gene encoding uncharacterized protein LOC131349294: MSHVANNGADDVSACMGLILRMWRYKQPGFALHLLCELQKQQQCSLHCDLLLQTEGVSIPAHSCVLSALSPVFYRAFSNAPSLPVGQSRLVQLEAIGAHALMKLVGFMYSGVMEGESLDEQQEVIDIACRLGFGNFMEEKQKQVNRHQNKTASWREIGLQTEDTEGRKKLNFSHSGTQTDSTETQFVDTCVASEPELSIDLPDELTDVAREYNSISPDTGLARIDEIVAHSPSQSTEALGGTQISLKIKLKRQRSGALWEIVSVQEESTGDGSKTCGSSDDPPMTHSLAEVTAQGQIHGSLLSYLVYLFASILFLSGDAILTQTHKRSAEVQLSPSPSLTCQNLETVTLTPPSELTTPLPATPIRPPSEHFCPHAPDPSPFSSTLQMPPLPPDFSQPEESIKHIAKLLEMVTVGLNILPSVTMEGNSSMPTQLDQKLEKCPAVTNSPASYFCLLGHNLGAVESGTTSGPSEQREAGPEDLASCRKWDLKNVASVASNPTSFSSTSPCTAQKKNIDSSFTPPCPMTDILPPRHQNVVELKSVLNNIFCAADTYAQVRKQTSEDCGTQTHTSNNPTPVGGQCTEEIHVTDQVSLWQSSDVGQAPDSDNWGDFSEMRLPRCLSPLPSEAGEVTGISTQDLLGPLECSSCLSASHVNLQPTLRYTSSPVQPQAHPGETVQQNLSCTSQHVNEIHCSGVRKKSCPLRSNRDHNGGVSEYKSKEKKIKMPDFKNDLRKGTEDKMLDRQLNESVVRSVSTAAHSVESDNEPYRKKAKVNYPNDTQAEKIVDPCNAKMNIRQIDNVQDISNPVTSEKMDCLKAAKTRNTVPMDQKSHENMVLCQISPPFKCKGQEACQKDVWDTKLPASLVTKRGLGMPVQKRTCTIAQMEDLSKISELNSSAPVLNASSSCSHHDLQITQMSKENVPRHGNRRPSNVQHPLGFAQNITKVKDVFNECEKNNLPEPEKKNLFTEPKKVTPDVSLNREENKQPEMFASLAKKKGFCDEIFHQTVFRPDPTVTQHFHVNQQQSVLQSSDRKIRTNLSPNLVCKKIRQPPEPEDLSAELKMDSNKQKKKDTTEETEIGKGVPRTNKPDDMLNKSEVENVNSKNRADTEQDECSSRNVNGCLVNGNFVREAEISVNTGLSIHEVVDLNAASCLCTIPTVRDFNNHFGMENHLQLESSTTLLCPFRPETMMEKPKVDEQITESLCEVSNKPTEDKLVKTKELHSEGTGNQIGNLEGQEIEKKENAVRRTEHVEISRMNDNEAEISDIDIDVVDESLQLVTDHGDEVIATVENVGDVEENQIVMDNDGQALAREEELNGQQVLRTEVEVMPPDEAMTSEMINTEASSIPHGEGPDLSSFPVDTVSSSAVFLPNLNTESAEDYSSAEEELVVDDISDSPHQPCTVVGTQCKIILEEEDEWRDEEEDEVDVTGEESN; this comes from the exons ttCTTAGGATGTGGAGGTACAAACAGCCTGGCTTTGCTTTGCATCTCCTTTGTGAGCtacagaaacagcagcaatgCAGCCTTCACTGTGATTTACTTCTGCAGACAGAGG GTGTATCCATTCCCGCCCATAGCTGTGTGTTGTCTGCCCTCAGTCCAGTTTTTTATAGAGCCTTTTCCAACGCTCCTTCACTTCCTGTGGGCCAAAGTAGACTAGTACAGTTGGAGGCAATAGGAGCTCATGCCCTGATGAAGTTGGTTGGGTTTATGTACTCAGGtgtgatggagggagagagcTTGGATGAACAGCAAGAAGTGATTGACATTGCCTGCAGGCTGGGCTTCGGTAATTTTATGGAAGAGAAGCAAAAGCAGGTGAACAGGCACCAGAATAAAACTGCAAGTTGGAGGGAGATTGGCCTGCAGACAGAAGACACAGAAGGGAGAAAGAAACTGAACTTTTCTCATTCAGGAACTCAGACAGACAGCACTGAAACTCAATTCGTAGACACCTGTGTTGCATCAGAGCCAGAGCTGTCTATAGACCTGCCTGATGAATTAACTGATGTTGCGAGAGAATATAACAGCATTTCTCCAGACACTGGTCTTGCCCGGATTGATGAGATTGTTGCTCACTCTCCTTCACAAAGCACTGAAGCGTTG GGAGGCacacagatctcgctgaagatTAAACTGAAGAGGCAGAGGAGTGGGGCATTATGGGAAATTGTTAGTGTCCAAGAAGAGAGTACAGGTGATGGATCAAAAACTTGTGGATCCTCGGATGACCCACCAATGACGCACAGTCTTGCTGAGGTAACAGCTCAGGGTCAGATTCA TGGTTCTCTTCTGTCATATCTTGTATATCTTTTTGCTTCTATCTTGTTTCTCTCTGGTGACGCCATTCTCACACAGACCCATAAGAGGTCTGCAGAAGTCCAGCTGAGCCCCTCTCCCTCATTGACTTGTCAGAATCTGGAAACTGTCACGCTCACACCTCCCTCAGAGCTGACCACACCTCTTCCTGCTACACCAATCAGGCCACCTTCAGAGCACTTTTGTCCCCATGCCCCTGATCCCTCTCCTTTCTCCTCCACTTTACAAATGCCACCTCTACCACCAGATTTTTCACAGCCTGAAGAGTCCATCAAACATATCGCAAAGCTGTTAGAAATGGTCACAGTTGGATTAAACATCTTGCCCTCGGTCACGATGGAGGGGAACAGCAGCATGCCTACACAACTGGATCAAAAACTGGAGAAGTGTCCAGCTGTTACTAATTCACCAGCTTcatatttttgtttgcttgGCCATAATCTAGGAGCTGTGGAATCTGGGACAACATCAGGCCCTTCTGAACAAAGAGAAGCAG GCCCTGAGGACCTTGCTAGTTGCAGAAAATGGGATCTTAAGAATGTTGCATCAGTGGCAAGTAACCCAACATCGTTTTCCAGTACCTCTCCATGCACGgcacaaaagaaaaatattgattcatcatttacaccaccATGCCCCATGACAGATATTTTGCCACCTAGGCATCAAAATGTAGTTGAATTGAAGTCTGTTTTAAATAACATCTTTTGTGCGGCAGATACTTATGCACAGGTAAGAAAGCAGACAAGTGAAGACTGTGGTACACAAACTCACACCAGTAATAATCCCACACCAGTAGGAGGACAGTGTACAGAAGAGATTCATGTAACAGATCAAGTGTCACTCTGGCAATCATCAGATGTTGGTCAAGCCCCAGATTCTGATAATTGGGGGGATTTCAGCGAGATGAGGCTCCCAAGATGTCTTTCACCTCTTCCATCAGAAGCAGGCGAAGTAACTGGTATCTCTACCCAAGACCTTTTAGGACCTCTGGAATGTTCTTCATGCCTTTCTGCATCACATGTCAACCTTCAGCCAACATTGAGATACACGTCTTCTCCAGTTCAGCCCCAAGCACATCCTGGTGAAACTGTCCAACAGAATTTATCATGTACTTCTCAACATGTAAATGAGATACACTGCTCAGGGGTACGAAAGAAATCATGCCCTTTAAGATCAAATAGAGATCACAATGGAGGAGTCAGTGAGTATAAatcaaaagagaaaaagataaaaatgcCAGATTTTAAGAATGACCTGAGAAAGGGGACAGAAGACAAAATGCTTGACAGACAACTGAATGAATCAGTGGTCCGAAGCGTATCTACAGCAGCACATAGTGTTGAATCTGATAATGAGCCTTatagaaaaaaagcaaaagttaATTACCCAAATGACACACAAGCAGAGAAGATAGTAGATCCCTGTAATGCTAAAATGAATATAAGACAAATTGATAATGTACAAGACATTAGCAACCCTGTAACCTCTGAGAAAATGGATTGTCTAAAGGCTGCCAAGACAAGAAACACAGTCCCAATGGATCAGAAATCTCATGAGAACATGGTACTCTGTCAGATAAGTCCACCTTTCAAGTGTAAAGGTCAAGAGGCATGTCAAAAAGATGTTTGGGATACAAAACTACCTGCCTCTTTGGTAACAAAACGTGGACTTGGGATGCCTGTCCAAAAAAGGACATGCACTATAGCTCAGATGGAAGACTTAAGCAAAATAAGTGAACTCAACAGTTCAGCTCCAGTCCTTAACGCTTCATCTTCTTGCAGCCATCATGACTTACAGATAACACAAATGAGCAAAGAAAATGTGCCAAGACATGGGAATAGGAGGCCCTCTAATGTACAACATCCTTTAGGCTTTGCACAAAACATAACTAAAGTCAAGGATGTCTTCAATGAATGTGAAAAGAACAATCTACCAGaaccagaaaagaaaaatctcttcacagagcctAAGAAAGTTACGCCAGATGTGAGCCTGaacagagaagaaaacaaacagccCGAAATGTTTGCTAGTCTCGCTAAGAAGAAAGGGTTTTGTGATGAGATTTTCCATCAGACTGTTTTCAGGCCAGACCCCACTGTCACCCAGCATTTTCATGTTAATCAACAACAATCGGTTTTGCAGTCATCTGATAGAAAAATCAGGACTAATTTATCTCCAAATCTTGTCTGTAAGAAGATCAGACAACCTCCAGAGCCTGAGGACCTGAGTGCTGAGTTAAAGATGGACAGcaataaacagaaaaagaaagatacaACTGAAGAAACTGAGATAGGGAAAGGAGTACCAAGGACTAATAAACCTGATGATATGTTAAACAAATCTGAAGTGGAAAACGTGAATTCAAAAAACAGAGCTGACACTGAACAAGATGAATGTTcatccagaaatgtaaatggatgTTTGGTGAATGGAAACTTTGTAAGAGAAGCTGAGATTAGTGTGAATACTGGTTTATCCATTCATGAGGTTGTTGATCTAAATGCTGCTTCTTGTTTGTGTACAATTCCAACAGTAAGGGACTTTAACAATCATTTTGGAATGGAAAATCATCTGCAGCTTGAATCATCTACAACATTACTCTGTCCCTTTAGACCTGAAACCATGATGGAGAAACCAAAAGTAGATGAACAAATTACAGAAAGTCTTTGTGAAGTTTCTAACAAGCCAACAGAGGACAAATtagtcaagaccaaagagctgcaTTCTGAAGGGACTGGGAATCAAATTGGTAATCTGGAAGGacaagaaatagaaaaaaaagagaatgcaGTAAGGAGAACGGAACATGTGGAAATAAGTAGAATgaatgataatgaggctgaaaTAAGTGATATTGACATTGATGTAGTGGATGAGAGTCTACAGCTGGTTACAGATCATGGAGATGAAGTGATTGCTACAGTGGAAAACGTTGGTGATGTAGAGGAaaaccaaattgtgatggataatGATGGACAAGCTCTTGCTCGCGAGGAAGAATTAAATGGACAGCAGGTTTTAAGGACTGAAGTTGAAGTCATGCCACCAGATGAAG CTATGACTTCAGAGATGATAAATACTGAAGCATCCTCTATTCCACATGGAGAAGGACCTGATCTCAGCAGCTTCCCAGTCGATACCGTAAGTTCATCAGCAGTGTTTCTGCCAAATCTGAACACTGAGTCAGCAGAGGACTACAGCAGTGCTGAAGAGGAGCTTGTTGTGGATGACATCTCTGACTCTCCTCATCAGCCATGCACTGTAGTTGGTACTCAGTGCAAAATTATTCTGGAAGAAGAGGATGAGTGGagggatgaagaagaagatgaggttgaTGTGACTGGAGAGGAATCAAATTGA